In a single window of the Leptospira wolffii serovar Khorat str. Khorat-H2 genome:
- a CDS encoding DUF1365 domain-containing protein, with the protein MGLNSKIIEAKVMHDRKSPKRNTFRYGIFTFLLDLNEIESFGERFRLLGNNKFRMFSFLDRDHMDFGKSGIRENFLEYLRTQGVKEKVEKVTLITNLRLFGYVFNPVSFYFAEGEGGVPLCAVAEVGNTFGEMKLYFLGGDTLTEKGFRKKEAKFFYVSPFIGLDSEFDFYLNPPSDGGLHMRIDALENGQTILVTTYTGKMRELTDWGLVWMFIKYPFVTWKVIGLIHWQAFRLYLKKLPFLRKTDGEDQQRGVHFGRRSYR; encoded by the coding sequence CTGGGATTGAACTCCAAGATTATAGAGGCCAAAGTGATGCACGATCGAAAATCCCCGAAGAGGAATACCTTTCGGTACGGGATCTTTACCTTTCTTTTGGATCTAAACGAAATAGAATCGTTTGGGGAAAGGTTTCGGTTACTTGGAAATAATAAATTTCGGATGTTCTCCTTCCTGGATCGGGATCATATGGATTTCGGAAAATCGGGGATCCGGGAAAATTTTTTAGAGTACCTTAGAACGCAAGGAGTCAAAGAAAAAGTAGAAAAGGTAACGCTAATCACCAACCTCCGTCTTTTCGGTTACGTCTTCAATCCGGTTTCCTTCTATTTTGCGGAAGGGGAAGGAGGAGTGCCGCTTTGTGCAGTCGCAGAGGTTGGAAATACGTTCGGAGAAATGAAACTCTATTTTCTGGGAGGAGATACCTTAACGGAAAAAGGGTTTAGAAAGAAAGAAGCGAAGTTCTTTTACGTTTCTCCCTTTATCGGATTGGATTCCGAATTTGATTTTTATTTGAATCCTCCTTCGGACGGCGGTTTGCATATGCGGATCGATGCCTTGGAAAATGGGCAAACGATCTTGGTGACCACATACACCGGAAAGATGCGGGAGCTGACGGATTGGGGACTCGTTTGGATGTTTATAAAATATCCGTTCGTGACTTGGAAGGTGATCGGGCTCATCCATTGGCAGGCCTTTCGCCTTTATTTAAAGAAACTCCCTTTCCTCAGAAAAACGGACGGGGAGGACCAGCAAAGAGGTGTACATTTTGGAAGGCGATCCTATCGTTAA
- a CDS encoding DUF2062 domain-containing protein, with product MTQETESKPNIWVRSRDRILEELKTGTSPKKIALSLALGAAFGVFPLIGTTMALCALLGFLLRLNPVSIQIANYAVYPFQVLLLVPFLQLGSNITGKDLDLQWAYLLAEGDTSLLWDGLSRSAMYAVLGWTCVVPLVSFFSYFLFLFLVKNATRLVRK from the coding sequence GTGACCCAAGAAACCGAATCCAAACCTAACATCTGGGTCCGTAGTCGGGATCGCATTCTGGAAGAACTCAAAACCGGAACCAGCCCGAAAAAGATCGCACTTTCCTTGGCGTTAGGAGCGGCCTTCGGAGTTTTTCCTTTGATCGGAACCACGATGGCGCTTTGCGCTCTTTTAGGGTTTCTGCTTAGATTGAATCCCGTCTCCATACAGATTGCGAATTACGCGGTGTATCCCTTCCAAGTTTTGCTTCTCGTTCCTTTCTTGCAGTTAGGGTCGAATATCACTGGCAAGGACTTGGACTTGCAATGGGCGTATCTCTTGGCCGAAGGAGACACAAGCCTGCTTTGGGACGGACTTTCCCGTTCGGCTATGTATGCGGTTTTGGGATGGACCTGTGTGGTTCCGTTAGTCTCTTTCTTCTCGTATTTTCTTTTTCTATTCTTAGTGAAGAATGCGACCCGCTTGGTTCGCAAATAG
- a CDS encoding SAM-dependent methyltransferase, translating into MEGDPIVKANVIEDSTGSWVGALKIYERIFFSALSEMKRGSLRILFPDGSQRYLGDPNSIESSEFHHAIIQVKDAAFFKKLVLFGDIGLAESYMDGDWDTDDIRAIISWFILNVEKAPSVSGSKRNFLHLAFMNLGNRLLHLFRRNSVKGSRKNIVEHYDLGNDFYKKFLDPTMTYSCAYFQSVSQSLEEAQVAKMENLCKKLRLKPTDHVLEIGTGWAGFSTYAVRKYGCKITSYTISEEQYSYAREKIESLGLSDKIEVRLEDYRKVEGSYDKIVTVEMLEAVGHEYFEDFFSMCDRVLKKDGIMVHQIITCPDSRYDSFRKGIDFIQKHIFPGSLIPSIARINRAINRTSDMFLFELEDIGRNYDRTLMAWQKGLEENISSIRSMGYGESFIRKWKYYFSYCAAAFHMRNISVVQVVYTRPNNRELNSP; encoded by the coding sequence TTGGAAGGCGATCCTATCGTTAAGGCGAACGTAATCGAAGATTCCACAGGTTCTTGGGTAGGAGCTCTCAAGATCTACGAGCGGATATTCTTCAGCGCATTATCCGAAATGAAACGAGGCTCTCTCCGAATTCTTTTTCCGGATGGGAGTCAGAGGTATTTGGGAGATCCGAATTCCATAGAGTCGTCGGAGTTCCATCACGCGATTATCCAAGTCAAGGACGCCGCCTTCTTTAAGAAACTCGTTCTTTTCGGAGATATAGGTCTGGCGGAATCTTATATGGATGGGGATTGGGATACGGACGATATCCGAGCCATCATCTCTTGGTTTATTTTGAACGTAGAAAAGGCTCCTTCCGTTAGCGGATCCAAGAGAAATTTTCTACATCTCGCTTTTATGAATCTAGGCAATCGATTGCTGCATCTATTTCGTAGGAATTCCGTGAAAGGAAGTAGGAAAAATATCGTAGAGCATTACGACCTGGGGAATGATTTTTATAAGAAGTTCTTAGATCCTACGATGACGTATTCTTGCGCTTATTTTCAATCCGTTTCCCAGAGCTTGGAGGAGGCTCAGGTTGCGAAGATGGAGAATCTCTGCAAAAAACTTAGGCTAAAGCCCACCGATCATGTATTGGAAATCGGAACGGGCTGGGCCGGATTCTCCACATATGCCGTAAGGAAATACGGATGCAAAATCACATCCTATACGATTTCGGAAGAGCAGTATTCTTATGCTCGTGAAAAGATAGAAAGCCTCGGGCTCTCCGATAAAATCGAAGTACGGCTCGAAGACTATCGTAAGGTAGAAGGATCGTATGATAAGATCGTTACCGTCGAAATGCTGGAAGCAGTCGGTCACGAATACTTCGAGGACTTTTTTTCCATGTGCGATCGAGTATTAAAGAAAGACGGGATCATGGTTCATCAAATCATTACCTGTCCGGATTCCAGATACGATTCCTTTCGGAAAGGAATCGATTTTATCCAGAAGCATATTTTCCCGGGTTCTCTGATTCCTTCCATTGCTCGGATCAACCGTGCTATCAATCGCACGAGCGATATGTTCCTATTCGAATTGGAGGATATAGGCCGAAATTACGATCGAACTTTAATGGCTTGGCAAAAGGGATTGGAGGAGAATATTTCCTCGATAAGATCCATGGGTTACGGCGAGTCCTTCATTCGCAAATGGAAATATTACTTTTCATACTGCGCGGCCGCCTTCCATATGAGAAATATCAGCGTGGTGCAAGTAGTGTATACGAGACCCAATAACAGAGAGTTGAATTCTCCGTGA
- a CDS encoding NAD(P)/FAD-dependent oxidoreductase produces the protein MKRTPSLKKQSEHRTSRKKEKLAIVGTGIAGMGCAHFLQNHFDLTIYEKGDYIGGHTNTVFVKEEGSSIPIDTGFIVFNHVTYPNLKRLFEELEVPTKKTSMSFSVQHVPDGLEFCGSGLDGLFAQRKNLLNIRFLRLLSNINRFNSEAPKILEDPKYKDYSLSRYTHEAGYHPDLLTYYLIPMSSAVWSTPMDLMLEFPATSLIRFFLNHGFLGLHTQHQWYTVHGGSIEYVKRLTAPILDRFRLRSPVVSVELGLSGKAEVTLKNGKSEIFDKVILACHADTSLSLLKKPTVLQKSLLSQFSYQKNIATLHTDSSVMPKIKKTWSSWNYRMDEIDGEIRPHTIYWMNSLQDVSRKGNYYLSIGDPGKVDPDKIIRAIRYEHPLFHVGSLQAQERLSELNEKGPIYFCGSYFRYGFHEDALWSARNLSEKLLGRSVWD, from the coding sequence TTGAAAAGAACTCCCTCTCTTAAGAAACAAAGTGAACATCGAACCTCCCGAAAGAAAGAAAAGCTCGCGATCGTAGGAACAGGAATCGCGGGAATGGGCTGTGCCCATTTTTTACAGAATCATTTCGACCTTACGATCTATGAAAAAGGGGATTATATCGGCGGGCATACAAATACCGTTTTCGTAAAGGAAGAAGGGAGCTCCATCCCGATCGATACCGGCTTTATCGTATTCAATCACGTTACTTATCCCAATCTAAAGCGCCTCTTCGAGGAATTAGAAGTTCCGACAAAGAAGACGAGCATGTCGTTCAGCGTCCAACATGTGCCGGACGGATTGGAATTCTGCGGATCCGGTTTGGACGGACTATTCGCTCAAAGAAAGAATTTGCTGAACATTCGTTTTCTTCGCCTTCTTTCGAATATCAATCGATTCAATTCAGAGGCTCCTAAGATTTTAGAAGATCCAAAGTATAAGGATTATTCCCTCTCGCGTTATACGCACGAAGCAGGGTATCATCCGGATCTTTTGACCTATTATTTGATACCGATGAGCTCGGCGGTATGGTCCACTCCCATGGATCTGATGTTGGAGTTCCCAGCGACTTCTTTGATTCGGTTCTTTCTGAATCACGGATTTCTAGGCTTGCATACCCAACACCAATGGTATACCGTTCACGGCGGTTCGATAGAATACGTGAAAAGGCTTACAGCACCCATATTAGATCGATTTCGACTCCGATCTCCCGTGGTCTCCGTCGAGCTTGGCTTATCCGGAAAAGCGGAGGTGACTCTTAAAAACGGAAAATCGGAGATATTCGATAAGGTGATCCTTGCCTGTCATGCGGACACGTCCTTATCCCTTCTTAAAAAGCCGACCGTCTTGCAAAAATCACTACTATCTCAATTCTCTTATCAAAAGAATATAGCGACCCTGCATACGGATTCCTCCGTCATGCCGAAGATAAAAAAGACCTGGTCGTCCTGGAATTATAGAATGGACGAGATCGATGGAGAGATCCGTCCTCATACGATTTATTGGATGAACAGTCTACAGGACGTCTCTCGTAAGGGAAATTATTACTTATCGATAGGGGATCCCGGCAAAGTGGATCCCGATAAAATTATCCGAGCGATTCGTTACGAGCACCCTCTCTTTCATGTAGGATCTTTGCAAGCTCAGGAAAGACTCTCGGAACTGAATGAAAAGGGGCCGATTTATTTCTGCGGAAGTTATTTCCGATATGGATTTCATGAGGATGCTCTTTGGTCCGCTAGAAACTTATCCGAAAAATTACTCGGTCGGAGCGTCTGGGATTGA